A portion of the Gossypium arboreum isolate Shixiya-1 chromosome 8, ASM2569848v2, whole genome shotgun sequence genome contains these proteins:
- the LOC108468157 gene encoding very-long-chain aldehyde decarbonylase CER3: MAKKPLSAWPWENLGSFKYVIYGPLAANVMYSWIYEDSYKHPWCVHILIICALRGFMHQLWNSYNNMLFLGNCRIKQQGVEFKQIDNEWDWDNFILLQGLLATMACLMFPSMDDEFPIWNTKGFITLMLLHVMVSEPLYYWMHRFFHGRYLFTHYHSLHHSSSVPHPFTAGHATFLEHLILSMVIGIPIMGSILMGSGSTSMIYGYVLGFDFMRCMGHSNVEVIHGAIFNKLPFLRYLIYTPTYHSLHHSDMGTNFCLFMPLFDAMWNTLNSNSWQLHNKITSNSGENGRVPDFVFLAHILDVMSAMHIPFVNRSFASIPFSTRIFLLPFWPATLMILLMMWAWSKTFLLTFYNLRGRLYQTWVVPRFGFQYFLPFAADGINKKIEEAILKADRMGVKVISLAALNKNEALNGGGTLFVNKHPQLKVRVCHGNTLSAAVIVKEIPKDVKEVFLTGSTSKLGRAIALYLSRRHVRVLMLTSSTERFQKIQKEAPTDTQNYLVHVTKYQAAQNCKTWIAGKWITPWEQSWAPSGTHFHQFVVPPILASRRDCTYGDLAAMRLPEDVEGLGSCEYKLERGVVHACHAGGAVHQLEGWTHHEIGPIDVDRIDLVWEAALKHGFRPVFQP, translated from the exons ATGGCTAAAAAACCTCTTTCAGCTTGGCCATGGGAAAACTTGGGGAGTTTCAAG TATGTGATTTATGGTCCATTAGCTGCAAATGTTATGTATTCATGGATCTATGAAGATTCCTATAAGCATCCATGGTGTGTTCATATACTCATTATATGTGCTTTGAGAGGTTTCATGCACCAACTATGGAATTCTTACAACAACATGCTTTTCCTTGGAAATTGTCGGATTAAGCAACAAGGAGTTGAATTCAAGCAGATTGACAATGAATGGGactg GGACAATTTTATACTTCTTCAAGGTCTGTTAGCTACCATGGCTTGCCTGATGTTTCCGTCCATGGATGATGAGTTTCCAATATGGAACACAAAAGGGTTTATTACATTGATGTTATTGCATGTAATGGTGTCAGAGCCATTGTATTATTGGATGCATAGGTTCTTCCATGGAAGATACCTTTTCACCCATTATCATTCACTTCACCATTCATCTTCGGTGCCCCATCCCTTTACAG CTGGACATGCAACATTTTTAGAGCACCTTATATTATCTATGGTGATTGGAATTCCAATAATGGGGTCAATTCTAATGGGAAGTGGATCAACAAGCATGATTTATGGGTATGTTTTGGGGTTTGATTTTATGAGATGTATGGGACATTCCAATGTTGAAGTTATTCATGGTGCAATCTTCAACAAGTTACCTTTCCTTAGATATCTCATCTATACCCCCAC GTACCATAGCTTGCACCACTCAGATATGGGGACTAATTTTTGCCTCTTCATGCCCCTGTTTGATGCAATGTGGAATACACTTAACAGCAACTCATGGCAGCTTCACAATAAAATTACTTCGAATTCAG GCGAAAATGGGAGGGTTCCGGATTTTGTGTTCCTAGCCCACATATTGGATGTAATGTCGGCGATGCACATTCCGTTCGTAAACCGATCCTTCGCATCAATACCCTTCTCCACAAGGATATTTCTACTACCATTTTGGCCTGCAACTTTGATGATATTGCTAATGATGTGGGCATGGTCCAAGACCTTCCTCCTCACTTTCTACAACCTTCGAGGCCGTTTGTACCAGACATGGGTCGTTCCCAGATTTGGTTTTCAG TATTTCTTACCATTTGCAGCTGATGGCATCAACAAGAAAATAGAGGAGGCCATTCTAAAGGCTGATAGGATGGGGGTCAAGGTCATTAGCCTTGCAGCATTAAATAAG AATGAAGCTCTAAATGGAGGAGGAACATTGTTTGTTAACAAGCACCCACAACTTAAAGTTAGAGTTTGCCATGGCAACACATTGAGTGCTGCAGTTATTGTAAAAGAAATTCCCAAAGATGTCAAAGAAGTGTTCTTAACAGGCTCCACTTCAAAGCTCGGTCGAGCGATCGCACTCTACCTTTCTCGAAGGCATGTTCGTGTTCTC atgtTAACTTCATCGACCGAGAGATTTCAAAAAATACAAAAAGAAGCTCCAACGGATACCCAAAACTACCTTGTCCATGTTACCAAATACCAAGCAGCTCAAAATTGTAAG ACATGGATTGCGGGCAAGTGGATAACACCATGGGAGCAAAGTTGGGCTCCAAGTGGAACACATTTTCATCAATTTGTGGTGCCTCCCATTTTAGCCTCCAGGAGGGACTGCACTTACGGTGATCTTGCAGCCATGAGGTTGCCTGAGGATGTTGAAGGACTTGGGAGTTGTGAG TACAAGTTGGAGAGGGGAGTGGTGCATGCATGCCATGCAGGAGGAGCAGTTCATCAACTAGAAGGCTGGACTCACCACGAAATTGGGCCAATTGATGTTGATAGAATCGATCTCGTATGGGAAGCTGCACTCAAGCATGGTTTCCGGCCTGTGTTTCAACCTTAA
- the LOC108469116 gene encoding transcription factor IBH1-like 1, which translates to MHLPHSTLKQEFVKKWIMGLQRCKFSNKNMSIFERKKAIKLSADTAMASARKGLTCWSRALISTPDRSAVPTTTRRASLACKKIVKRSRRIRRTAKCGAARKRQITRSIAQCLVRKRTQILKSLIPGGEFMNEVCLIEETLDYITSLRVQVDVMRSLASASVRASEPHN; encoded by the coding sequence ATGCATCTTCCTCATAGTACACTCAAGCAAGAGTTTGTCAAGAAATGGATAATGGGTCTTCAAAGATGCAAGTTTTCAAACAAGAACATGAGTATCTTTGAGAGAAAAAAGGCCATAAAGTTATCAGCTGATACAGCCATGGCATCTGCAAGAAAGGGTCTAACCTGTTGGAGCCGAGCACTCATTTCGACCCCCGACCGGTCGGCGGTGCCGACAACGACGAGACGAGCTTCGTTGGCGTGTAAGAAGATTGTGAAAAGGAGCCGTAGGATCCGAAGGACAGCAAAATGTGGTGCTGCCCGAAAGAGACAAATAACAAGGTCTATTGCTCAATGTCTGGTAAGGAAAAGAACGCAGATTTTGAAAAGTTTAATACCAGGTGGAGAGTTTATGAATGAAGTGTGTTTGATTGAAGAAACTTTAGATTATATTACATCTCTTAGAGTTCAAGTTGATGTAATGAGAAGCCTTGCTAGTGCTTCAGTTAGAGCTAGTGAACCCCATAATTAA
- the LOC108469427 gene encoding uncharacterized protein LOC108469427, which translates to MGKPCFMSMNQGNQRTRMNRLVMRKKVKFAKISVRRNLRTLRKIVPGCDGADLETLFRRSVEHIIGLKSLVCVLKRMANSYGV; encoded by the coding sequence ATGGGGAAACCTTGCTTTATGTCCATGAACCAAGGAAATCAAAGGACAAGGATGAACCGCCTAGTGATGAGAAAAAAGGTGAAGTTTGCGAAAATTTCTGTGCGAAGGAATCTCCGTACATTGCGGAAGATAGTCCCGGGTTGTGACGGTGCCGATTTGGAGACGCTGTTTCGGAGGTCTGTCGAGCACATTATCGGATTGAAGTCACTTGTTTGTGTTCTCAAAAGGATGGCTAACTCTTATGGTGTATGA
- the LOC108469233 gene encoding putative RING-H2 finger protein ATL49 — protein MEPIFHETKQRMLVQYLSPLEQPPPYFPPQSPPPLQPPPQSLQSSGSNFINKVSPSLLLIIIILAIIFFVSGLVHLLIRFLLRPSNREPGDSDHVTALQGQLQQLFHLHDAGVDQSLIDNLPVFHYKSIIGLKHNPFDCAVCLCGFEVEDKLRLLPICSHAFHMECIDTWLLSHSTCPLCRASLIIDSCSSPPPPPPPPPPPPPPIVDDVEANPTLMVDENIVPVKLGKLRNVDNGIEGCSDININVDSRRCFSMGSFEYVMDENSFLQVPIRTPLKKPSRKKLCLPLTPGHHLAMSECDCESRRGFNGFETMTTTIDDNGSKSIRRSNKESFSISKIWLRGKKGKQVDSSRRAFSFRLKVKNGVVGDDVFEMGSSRWGNGGGSEELGFDEENQRSHSLDDHSQGKTPSFARRTMLWLGGRQNKVVHSSFSPNM, from the coding sequence ATGGAACCAATTTTCCATGAAACCAAGCAAAGAATGTTGGTCCAATATCTTTCTCCATTAGAGCAACCACCACCTTACTTCCCTCCCCAATCACCACCGCCATTACAGCCACCACCACAAAGCTTACAATCCAGTGGTTCAAATTTCATAAACAAGGTCAGTCCAAGTTTATTGCTTATAATCATAAtcctagctatcatcttctttgtTTCTGGTTTGGTTCATCTCTTAATTAGATTCCTTTTAAGACCTTCAAATAGAGAACCCGGTGATTCAGACCATGTAACAGCCCTTCAAGGACAGTTGCAACAACTGTTCCATCTCCATGATGCTGGTGTCGACCAATCATTAATAGATAATCTCCCTGTTTTTCATTACAAATCCATCATAGGTTTGAAACACAACCCTTTTGATTGTGCTGTTTGTTTGTGTGGATTTGAGGTTGAAGATAAGCTTAGATTGTTACCGATTTGTAGCCATGCTTTCCATATGGAGTGTATTGATACTTGGCTTTTGTCTCATTCTACGTGCCCTTTATGTAGAGCTAGTTTAATAATTGATAGCTGTTCATCACCACCCCCACCACCGCCGCCACCGCCGCCGCCACCACCACCCATTGTTGATGATGTGGAAGCCAACCCCACTTTAATGGTGGATGAAAACATTGTGCCTGTTAAGCTAGGGAAGCTTAGAAATGTTGATAATGGCATTGAAGGTTGTAGTGATATCAACATTAATGTTGATTCAAGGAGGTGTTTTTCAATGGGGTCATTTGAATATGTAATGGATGAAAATTCATTCTTACAAGTACCAATAAGGACACCATTGAAGAAACCATCGAGAAAAAAGCTTTGTTTGCCATTAACACCTGGTCACCACCTTGCAATGTCTGAATGTGATTGTGAATCAAGAAGAGGGTTCAATGGTTTTGAAACTATGACCACCACCATTGATGATAATGGCAGCAAGTCTATTAGGAGAAGCAACAAAGAAAGCTTTTCAATATCGAAAATTTGGCTTCGAGGGAAGAAAGGGAAGCAAGTGGATTCATCTAGGAGGGCCTTTTCGTTTAGGTTGAAGGTGAAGAACGGTGTTGTTGGGGATGATGTGTTTGAGATGGGTTCTTCAAGGTGGGGAAATGGAGGAGGGAGTGAAGAATTAGGGTTTGATGAAGAAAACCAGAGGAGCCATAGCTTAGATGATCATTCACAAGGTAAAACACCATCTTTTGCAAGGAGAACCATGCTTTGGCTAGGTGGGAGACAAAACAAGGTTGTTCATTCATCCTTTAGCCCAAACATGTAA